The following coding sequences are from one Triticum dicoccoides isolate Atlit2015 ecotype Zavitan chromosome 4A, WEW_v2.0, whole genome shotgun sequence window:
- the LOC119286927 gene encoding protein FAF-like, chloroplastic, with protein MSVAVCRGPAVPAFETPAWLRPAELYKPEAAVADDRPAQVDVWNAIQADVVDSKAAAAKKPYVSPRVRRSMSQKSLEVCTESLGCETGSGDFTDAVDMACLFGASPLPTAPGEAEESFWEESSAAQESCYPGEVDLVAVNYHSSAGRRSPRRSFPPPLPSMSSRDGPCLKMCSRRQDGRLVVEAVVVRPRGYLQANRQGGRLCLSFIECSARGQRGTSKSAAPAEASYFVPVMEGKCEPEQEVAMQVEEEEEEEDEEEVEVVDRGTMVEVKVSSQPQAPAAAKVHRSTLVINKFVGSTPFTLEQARCHAADAPHPEPSAREETPTLLRRVPSSTTTLAAAVAVASTETGAPHAPVDGDDSDEEDEVDECGGRHHRASALAAADTKQQLLLFTSRRGDKHDLLQSVRRCRQLRQKPLFILEQYCIATS; from the coding sequence ATGTCGGTGGCCGTGTGCCGTGGCCCGGCCGTGCCGGCGTTCGAGACCCCCGCCTGGCTGCGCCCGGCTGAGCTGTACAagccggaggcggcggtggccgacgaCCGGCCTGCGCAGGTCGACGTATGGAATGCCATCCAGGCCGACGTGGTCGACAGCAAGGCGGCCGCCGCCAAGAAGCCGTACGTCAGCCCGCGCGTGCGCCGGTCCATGAGCCAGAAGAGCCTCGAGGTCTGCACCGAGAGCCTCGGCTGCGAGACCGGCTCCGgcgacttcaccgacgccgtcGACATGGCCTGCCTCTTTGGTGCCTCGCCGCTGCCGACGGCGCCCGGCGAGGCAGAGGAGTCCTTCTGGGAGGAGAGCAGTGCCGCACAAGAAAGCTGCTACCCGGGCGAGGTCGACCTCGTGGCGGTGAACTACCACTCCTCGGCCGGGAGACGGTCGCCGCGCCGCTCGttcccgccgccgctgccgtccaTGTCCAGCCGCGACGGGCCGTGCCTGAAGATGTGCTCGCGCCGCCAGGACGGCCGCCTCGTCGTCGAGGCGGTGGTGGTGAGGCCGCGCGGGTACCTCCAGGCGAACCGCCAGGGCGGCCGCCTCTGCCTCTCCTTCATCGAGTGTTCTGCCCGTGGGCAGAGAGGTACGAGCAAGAGCGCGGCCCCGGCCGAGGCGTCCTACTTCGTCCCGGTCATGGAGGGCAAGTGCGAGCCAGAGCAGGAGGTGGCCAtgcaggtggaggaggaggaggaggaggaagacgaggaggaggtggaggtggtggacaGAGGCACCATGGTGGAGGTGAAGGTCAGCTCGCAGCCGCAGGCGCCCGCGGCCGCCAAGGTGCACCGGTCGACGCTCGTGATCAACAAGTTCGTTGGGAGCACGCCCTTCACCTTGGAGCAAGCGCGGTGCCACGCCGCCGACGCGCCGCACCCCGAGCCGTCCGCCCGCGAGGAAACCCCAACGCTGCTGCGCCGGGTGCCCTCGTCCACGACGACGCTCGCGGCCGCGGTCGCGGTGGCGTCGACCGAGACGGGCGCGCCGCACGCTCCCGTCGACGGCGACGACAGTGACGAGGAGGACGAGGTCGACGAGTGCGGCGGACGGCACCACCGCGCGTCGGCCCTGGCCGCCGCGGACACGAAGCAGCAGCTCCTGCTGTTCACGTCGCGGCGGGGCGACAAGCACGACCTGCTGCAGAGCGTGCGGCGGTGCCGGCAGCTGCGGCAGAAGCCGCTCTTCATCCTGGAGCAGTACTGCATTGCCACCTCCTAA